The following coding sequences are from one Streptomyces sp. NBC_01232 window:
- a CDS encoding AAA family ATPase, producing the protein MNDEWLIYRGVGEPHDGIDALPDPPPWRDFDGGPVAEADGPARAADGNVARRLGAHRQAAELHRPEPEELEAINAALYLRRPLLVTGFPGTGKSTLAHAVAHELKLGRVLRWPVVSRTVLQDGLYRYDALARLQDVQIAASGGGPAQAGSGPAAAPGIGKYIRLGPLGTALLPTARPRVLLIDELDKSDIDLPNDLLNVLEEGEFALPELERVADTEPEVQVLTDDGTKVTVHGGRVRCRSFPFIILTSNGERDFPAALLRRCIQLKLGQPGEKRLATMVRAHLGEEAARLGADLIREFLSRSQSELVAADQLLNAVYLTHYAAPPTREDLADLLIQRLDRPR; encoded by the coding sequence ATGAACGACGAGTGGCTCATATACCGCGGGGTGGGTGAGCCCCACGACGGCATCGACGCGCTGCCCGACCCGCCGCCCTGGCGGGACTTCGACGGCGGGCCCGTGGCGGAGGCGGACGGTCCGGCCCGGGCCGCCGACGGCAACGTGGCCCGGCGGCTCGGCGCGCACCGGCAGGCCGCCGAGCTGCACCGGCCGGAGCCCGAGGAGCTGGAGGCCATCAACGCGGCGCTGTACCTGCGCCGGCCGCTGCTCGTGACCGGCTTTCCCGGAACCGGGAAGTCCACCCTCGCGCACGCCGTCGCCCACGAGCTGAAGCTGGGGCGGGTGCTGCGCTGGCCGGTGGTGTCGCGGACCGTGCTCCAGGACGGGCTGTACCGGTACGACGCCCTGGCCCGGCTGCAGGACGTGCAGATCGCCGCGAGCGGCGGCGGCCCGGCCCAGGCCGGCTCCGGACCCGCAGCCGCCCCCGGCATCGGGAAGTACATCCGGCTCGGGCCGCTCGGCACCGCCCTGCTGCCGACCGCCCGCCCCCGCGTGCTGCTCATAGACGAGCTCGACAAGAGCGACATCGACCTGCCCAACGACCTGCTGAACGTCCTGGAGGAAGGGGAGTTCGCCCTCCCCGAACTGGAACGGGTCGCCGACACCGAACCCGAGGTGCAGGTGCTCACCGACGACGGGACCAAGGTGACCGTCCACGGCGGCCGCGTCCGCTGCCGGTCCTTCCCGTTCATCATCCTGACCAGCAACGGGGAACGCGACTTCCCGGCCGCCCTGCTGCGCCGCTGCATCCAGCTGAAGCTCGGACAGCCCGGCGAGAAACGGCTCGCCACCATGGTCCGCGCCCACCTCGGGGAGGAGGCAGCCCGCCTCGGGGCCGACCTGATCCGGGAGTTCCTCAGCCGCTCCCAGTCCGAGCTGGTCGCCGCCGACCAGCTGCTCAACGCCGTCTACCTGACGCACTACGCCGCCCCGCCCACCCGGGAGGACCTCGCGGACCTGCTCATCCAGCGCCTCGACCGCCCGAGGTGA
- the fxsA gene encoding FxSxx-COOH cyclophane-containing RiPP peptide produces MVTKQQEVAAATPGCPGRLPDLSGLDLAALRGIDHPVLARVIEGMVERVTHPAEILNAFDSSVA; encoded by the coding sequence ATGGTGACGAAGCAGCAGGAAGTGGCGGCAGCGACCCCGGGATGCCCGGGGCGGCTGCCGGATCTCTCCGGGCTGGACCTCGCGGCGCTGCGCGGGATCGACCATCCCGTGCTGGCCCGGGTGATCGAGGGCATGGTCGAGCGGGTGACCCATCCCGCGGAGATCCTCAACGCCTTCGACTCCAGCGTGGCCTGA
- a CDS encoding SAV_2336 N-terminal domain-related protein, producing the protein MASAGAPGVRELAALLRAAGLDPSAEELADALWLAGHIRGPGQSAPGPREPGGPDTAAEEPVAGSAEPVRPDAEDPVGLYAPGAARADGAAGERPQESPEEYGVPVRVPGAAALPRILDIQRALRALQRHRPPGPPTRLVIDESATADASARALGLVIPVLRPESRREATVRLVMDASPSMAVWQDMFEELRSVCERLGAFHDVQVHYLHRLTDGTAALGRSPAPGCVRASGLRSGDQLRDPTGRALTMVVSDCAGPLWREGTAQRLLHRWAECTPCMVVQPLPQRLWGRSWLPTERGTLTRLEGGARRLTFRPDRPPLPGRPTGGLTVPVLPPSATALGAWARLLAGLAAGPVPAEVGRVLAGHPAAPLPPPRAVRPPRELVARFRSSAAPRAVQLAVYLSAAPLTLPVMRLVQRTMLPDSEPSDLAEVLLSGLLRRSGPGPGHWYEFAPGVQDVLLGPLGRDEAALVLKHCSEYVLAHFGRGVRNFPALAVSQLTGIPPAVRDPGPEDTERAPEGRLPQAFAQVSAKVVRRYLPGMPEEGPAVREPAPAPVPVRAGAVRAARVRLADADADGDGGARALYEAVAVLRRAVTAPAGPGDPPEEAETELAGALLRLWTAQRDPELLAEAERAVTGLRTAKAGAVLGRVLYERALAAGPDAELLAAADLEFAAAGAAADPELRRDCAVRRAETLIRLSGLRDDTGALREARAALEPLAGPAPGADTGLRDGGGDGDGDGGDGGEGTSAVRGDGGPAPYAELHLALGRVLLALLPRTRDPAERTALAGQAAARLTLALDAPPAPPGRTGGGTARVRVELADALRHLPGRLEEAAAQLDAALAETGGDPELRVAALVCLARVHRERYARDADQAALEDAAEAYGRARRLIPRDGEAFGELLPEWGEVLLDRARATDGRRFTGTAVRVLRESRSAVAQSDPGSAHRLLRLATGLRLRHAYEGDPVDLREAEYLLELAVRHSRDPLEQARAWRDHGDVQQEIHGHTRALDRLDRAADSYRRAWRAALEADVEDREDTAVQLAARVQELRGDVLARLARPRAALDAYRSALELWTRTREGAAGRTEAVRVRIRTLEAGL; encoded by the coding sequence GTGGCATCCGCCGGAGCACCCGGCGTCCGTGAACTGGCCGCGCTGCTGCGCGCGGCCGGGCTCGACCCGTCCGCCGAGGAACTCGCCGACGCCCTGTGGCTGGCCGGGCACATCCGCGGACCCGGGCAGAGCGCCCCGGGCCCCCGGGAGCCGGGCGGCCCCGACACCGCGGCCGAGGAGCCGGTCGCCGGGAGCGCCGAGCCCGTACGGCCGGACGCCGAGGACCCGGTCGGCCTCTACGCGCCCGGGGCGGCCCGCGCCGACGGCGCCGCGGGGGAGCGGCCGCAGGAGTCGCCCGAGGAGTACGGCGTGCCCGTACGGGTGCCGGGCGCCGCAGCGCTGCCCCGCATCCTGGACATCCAGCGGGCCCTGCGCGCCCTCCAGCGCCACCGCCCGCCCGGCCCGCCCACCCGCCTGGTGATCGACGAGTCGGCCACCGCCGACGCCAGCGCCCGCGCCCTCGGCCTGGTCATCCCGGTGCTCCGGCCGGAGAGCCGGCGCGAGGCGACCGTACGGCTGGTGATGGACGCGTCCCCGTCGATGGCCGTCTGGCAGGACATGTTCGAGGAACTGCGCTCCGTGTGCGAGCGGTTGGGAGCCTTCCACGACGTACAGGTGCACTACCTGCACCGCCTCACGGACGGCACGGCCGCGCTCGGGCGCAGCCCCGCACCCGGCTGCGTACGCGCCTCCGGCCTGCGCTCCGGGGACCAGCTGCGGGACCCGACCGGCCGCGCCCTGACCATGGTGGTCTCCGACTGCGCCGGACCGCTGTGGCGCGAGGGCACCGCGCAGCGGCTGCTGCACCGGTGGGCCGAATGCACCCCGTGCATGGTCGTCCAGCCGCTGCCGCAGCGGCTGTGGGGGCGCAGCTGGCTGCCCACCGAGCGGGGCACCCTCACCCGGCTGGAGGGCGGCGCGCGCAGGCTCACCTTCCGGCCGGACCGGCCGCCGCTGCCCGGACGGCCCACGGGAGGGCTGACCGTGCCGGTGCTGCCGCCGAGCGCGACCGCCCTCGGCGCCTGGGCCCGGCTGCTGGCCGGGCTCGCCGCCGGGCCGGTACCGGCCGAGGTGGGCCGGGTGCTGGCCGGACATCCGGCCGCGCCCCTGCCGCCGCCGCGTGCCGTACGGCCGCCACGGGAGCTGGTGGCACGGTTCCGGTCCTCGGCCGCGCCCCGGGCCGTACAGCTCGCCGTGTACCTGTCGGCGGCTCCGCTGACGCTGCCCGTGATGCGGCTGGTGCAACGCACGATGCTGCCGGACTCCGAGCCCTCCGACCTGGCGGAGGTGCTGCTGAGCGGGCTGCTGCGGCGCAGCGGTCCGGGGCCGGGGCACTGGTACGAATTCGCCCCCGGGGTGCAGGACGTGCTGCTGGGACCGCTGGGGCGCGACGAGGCCGCGCTGGTGCTCAAGCACTGCTCGGAGTACGTGCTCGCACACTTCGGGCGGGGCGTGCGGAACTTCCCCGCGCTCGCCGTGTCCCAGCTGACCGGGATCCCGCCGGCGGTCCGCGACCCCGGGCCCGAGGACACCGAGCGGGCGCCCGAGGGCCGCCTCCCGCAGGCCTTCGCACAGGTTTCGGCCAAAGTCGTACGGCGCTACCTGCCCGGGATGCCCGAGGAGGGCCCGGCGGTACGGGAGCCCGCCCCGGCCCCGGTGCCCGTCCGGGCCGGGGCGGTGCGCGCCGCCCGGGTCCGGCTCGCGGACGCGGACGCCGACGGGGACGGCGGCGCACGGGCCCTGTACGAGGCCGTGGCGGTGCTCCGGCGTGCCGTGACGGCCCCGGCGGGGCCCGGCGATCCGCCGGAGGAGGCGGAGACCGAGCTGGCGGGGGCTCTGCTGAGGCTGTGGACGGCCCAGCGGGACCCGGAGCTCCTCGCCGAAGCGGAAAGGGCCGTGACCGGGCTGCGCACGGCGAAGGCGGGGGCGGTCCTCGGCCGGGTGCTGTACGAGCGGGCGCTGGCCGCCGGACCGGATGCGGAACTGCTCGCGGCGGCGGACCTGGAGTTCGCGGCGGCGGGCGCCGCGGCCGACCCCGAGCTGCGGCGGGACTGCGCCGTGCGGCGGGCCGAGACCCTGATCCGGCTGAGCGGGCTGCGGGACGACACGGGGGCGCTCCGCGAGGCCCGCGCGGCCCTCGAACCCCTGGCGGGCCCGGCACCCGGCGCGGACACGGGCCTGCGGGACGGCGGCGGTGACGGCGATGGCGACGGCGGTGACGGCGGTGAGGGTACGAGCGCCGTTCGCGGCGACGGCGGCCCGGCCCCGTACGCGGAACTGCACCTGGCACTCGGCCGCGTCCTGCTGGCCCTGCTGCCCCGCACCCGGGACCCGGCCGAGCGCACGGCCCTGGCCGGACAGGCCGCGGCCCGCCTGACGCTGGCCCTGGACGCCCCGCCGGCTCCACCCGGGCGTACCGGAGGCGGCACCGCGCGGGTGCGGGTGGAGCTGGCCGACGCGCTGCGCCACCTCCCCGGCCGGCTGGAGGAGGCCGCCGCGCAGCTGGACGCGGCCCTGGCGGAGACGGGCGGGGACCCCGAGCTGCGGGTCGCCGCCCTGGTGTGCCTGGCCCGGGTGCACCGGGAGCGGTACGCGCGGGACGCCGACCAGGCGGCGCTGGAGGACGCCGCCGAGGCGTACGGCCGGGCCCGGCGGCTGATCCCCCGTGACGGGGAGGCCTTCGGCGAACTGCTGCCCGAGTGGGGCGAGGTACTCCTGGACCGGGCCCGGGCCACCGACGGGCGGCGGTTCACCGGGACCGCCGTACGCGTCCTGCGCGAGAGCCGCTCCGCCGTCGCCCAGTCCGACCCGGGGTCGGCGCACCGGCTGCTGCGGCTGGCCACCGGGCTCCGGCTGCGGCACGCCTACGAGGGCGATCCGGTGGACCTGCGGGAGGCCGAATACCTGCTGGAACTGGCCGTCCGGCACAGCCGCGACCCCCTGGAACAGGCCCGCGCCTGGCGGGACCACGGAGACGTGCAGCAGGAGATCCACGGCCACACGCGGGCGCTGGACCGCCTCGACCGGGCGGCGGACTCCTACCGGCGGGCCTGGCGGGCCGCCCTGGAGGCCGACGTGGAGGACCGCGAGGACACCGCAGTCCAGCTGGCCGCCCGCGTACAGGAGCTGCGCGGGGACGTGCTGGCGCGCCTCGCCCGGCCCCGCGCGGCCCTGGACGCGTACCGCTCGGCGCTGGAGCTGTGGACGCGGACCCGCGAGGGCGCCGCCGGGCGCACGGAGGCGGTCCGCGTACGGATACGGACCCTGGAGGCGGGCCTCTGA